From the Sphingomonas mesophila genome, one window contains:
- a CDS encoding type ISP restriction/modification enzyme, whose amino-acid sequence MAFDPVAVAEEFFEAVRKVRALGAGTPETAYYPALHTLFERIGASLSPKVLALSQLANTGAGSPDFGLFAANQVQKGEPRKGQLPERGVVEVKSVADDSLFQSTPAQLTKYFGAYGLVLVTNLRAFQLVGPDVNGTVTRLEAFALADTTAEFWSLVQTPSKAAKTVGLAFVEYLSRALTQNVALVQPRDVAWFLASYARDALARVDAAGDLPALKTVRSALEDALGITFDEEKGDHFFRSTLVQTLFYGLFSAWVIWARATPRTPPRFDWRSAGWSLHVPFIQTLFQQLTAPQHIKQLDLVEVLDWTGNTLNRIDAAAFLDRFDQGEAVQYFYEPFLEAFDPKLRKQFGVWYTPAEIVDYMVARVDHALRDELGIADGLADARVYVLDPCCGTGGFVNAVLRRIRTNLESHGLGDALADRLRDAARDRVFGFEIMPAPFVVAHMQAGMTLANMGAPLAEDSRPAIYLTNALTGWEPHTNKPLPFPELEAERASADAVKQSTPILVIIGNPPYDGFAGIADNLEERALTNAYRAVKKVAAPQGQGLNEQYVRFFRMAERRIAEKTGEGVISFISNYSWLDSLSCPGMRERYLETFDSIAIDCLNGDKFKTGKTTPEGLPDPSIFSTPANPAGIQVGTAIATLVRKKEHAPAKAIAFRHLWGTAKRETLAATADADPATIYETVVPEPKLRLPFEPVKFEAHYLEWPLLPELLPVGFPGVKTSRDEFLVDIDREALETRIGLYFDPKVSDADMAKSHPMIMKRADRFDPFTTRARLRSRKHNEGRIVRYAYRPFDVRWLYWDPDEKLLDEKRPEYVGQVAEAELTLSAQQKPRGEWQSSQVNSAYACLDLIDRGSTNFPARTIDASTGELRPNLSASVVAWLNQKGVQPSELFEHVVATLHAPSYRTGNAGALRMDWPRIPVPGDVAVLKTSAALGRDVAALLDAERDVAGVSSGALRPGLATVAVPRGKDFGVTLGWGSVQTNKNGSRIVMPGVGQTTERAWTEAERDALSHLAAGHGFDLAALFGVIGEQAVDVHINADAKWEGVPAKVWSYALGGYQVLKKWLSYREGEVLGRVLTGDEALHFARTARRITEVLCMGPALDAAHGKARDCAVPWLDGKLT is encoded by the coding sequence GTGGCTTTCGATCCTGTTGCAGTTGCTGAAGAATTTTTTGAGGCTGTTCGCAAGGTGCGGGCGCTCGGAGCAGGCACGCCTGAAACGGCCTACTACCCTGCGCTTCATACCTTGTTTGAGAGGATCGGTGCTTCGTTGTCACCAAAGGTTCTGGCACTTTCCCAGCTTGCGAACACTGGCGCCGGTAGTCCCGACTTTGGTCTGTTCGCAGCGAATCAAGTGCAGAAGGGCGAGCCGCGCAAGGGGCAATTGCCTGAGCGTGGTGTGGTAGAGGTCAAGTCGGTTGCCGACGACAGCCTGTTTCAATCTACGCCCGCTCAGCTGACCAAATATTTCGGTGCATATGGCCTTGTGCTTGTCACGAACCTGCGCGCGTTTCAGCTCGTCGGGCCCGATGTCAACGGCACGGTAACGCGGCTCGAAGCCTTCGCGCTTGCGGATACCACCGCTGAATTTTGGTCGCTGGTGCAGACGCCATCGAAAGCTGCAAAGACGGTCGGCCTCGCCTTTGTCGAATATCTTAGCCGCGCGCTCACGCAGAACGTGGCGCTCGTCCAGCCCAGGGACGTAGCGTGGTTCCTCGCCTCATATGCCCGTGACGCGCTCGCTCGGGTCGACGCGGCGGGCGACCTACCAGCACTTAAGACCGTGCGATCTGCGCTCGAAGATGCGCTGGGCATTACCTTTGACGAGGAAAAGGGCGATCATTTCTTTCGTTCGACGCTAGTCCAGACGCTGTTCTACGGCCTGTTTTCGGCCTGGGTCATTTGGGCGCGCGCTACGCCGCGCACTCCGCCGCGGTTCGACTGGCGTTCGGCGGGCTGGAGCCTGCACGTTCCGTTTATTCAAACGTTGTTTCAGCAACTCACCGCGCCACAGCACATTAAGCAGCTCGATTTGGTCGAAGTCCTCGATTGGACAGGCAACACGCTCAACCGTATCGACGCGGCGGCATTCCTCGATCGTTTCGACCAGGGCGAGGCGGTCCAGTACTTTTACGAACCATTCCTTGAAGCCTTCGATCCGAAGCTTCGCAAGCAATTTGGGGTTTGGTACACACCCGCGGAGATCGTCGACTACATGGTTGCGCGGGTTGATCACGCCCTTCGTGACGAGCTGGGCATTGCCGATGGGTTGGCCGACGCCCGGGTCTACGTGCTCGATCCGTGCTGCGGCACCGGCGGCTTTGTTAACGCGGTACTCCGCCGGATCCGCACGAACCTGGAAAGCCACGGGTTGGGTGATGCGCTTGCCGACCGGTTGCGCGATGCGGCACGCGACCGCGTATTCGGCTTCGAGATCATGCCCGCGCCGTTCGTCGTCGCCCACATGCAGGCAGGAATGACATTGGCGAACATGGGCGCGCCGCTGGCCGAAGATTCACGGCCGGCCATCTACCTGACCAATGCGCTGACGGGGTGGGAGCCGCACACGAACAAGCCACTACCCTTCCCGGAACTGGAAGCTGAGCGCGCGTCCGCCGATGCAGTTAAGCAGTCGACGCCCATCCTCGTCATCATTGGCAATCCGCCATATGATGGCTTCGCCGGGATCGCCGATAACTTGGAAGAACGCGCGCTGACCAATGCATATCGTGCGGTGAAGAAGGTCGCGGCCCCGCAGGGCCAAGGGTTAAACGAGCAATACGTCCGCTTTTTCCGTATGGCCGAACGGCGCATCGCGGAAAAGACCGGCGAAGGCGTGATCTCGTTCATTTCTAACTACAGCTGGTTAGACAGTTTGAGCTGCCCCGGTATGCGCGAACGCTATCTGGAGACGTTCGACAGCATCGCGATCGACTGCCTGAACGGCGATAAATTCAAAACTGGGAAGACCACGCCCGAAGGGCTCCCCGATCCGTCAATCTTTTCGACACCCGCTAACCCGGCAGGCATCCAGGTCGGCACCGCAATCGCGACTTTAGTACGCAAAAAAGAGCACGCACCTGCCAAAGCCATCGCATTCCGACACTTGTGGGGAACCGCGAAACGCGAAACGCTGGCCGCGACCGCTGATGCCGATCCCGCGACGATTTATGAAACTGTAGTTCCAGAGCCAAAGCTGCGGCTGCCGTTCGAACCAGTGAAGTTCGAAGCGCATTACCTCGAGTGGCCGCTGCTGCCGGAGTTGCTGCCCGTGGGCTTTCCGGGTGTAAAAACAAGCCGCGACGAGTTTCTGGTCGATATCGACCGTGAGGCGCTAGAAACGCGCATCGGACTGTATTTTGATCCGAAGGTCAGCGATGCTGACATGGCGAAAAGCCATCCAATGATTATGAAACGGGCAGACCGCTTCGATCCGTTTACCACGCGTGCGCGTTTGCGATCTCGGAAGCACAACGAGGGGAGAATTGTAAGATACGCGTACCGGCCTTTCGACGTTCGTTGGCTTTATTGGGACCCCGATGAGAAGCTGCTCGATGAGAAGCGACCGGAATATGTTGGTCAGGTTGCGGAAGCAGAACTGACCCTTTCCGCTCAGCAAAAACCGCGCGGCGAGTGGCAGTCTTCGCAGGTCAATTCGGCATATGCTTGCCTTGATCTAATTGACCGTGGATCAACCAACTTTCCTGCGCGCACGATCGATGCCTCGACGGGCGAGTTACGCCCGAACCTGTCGGCATCGGTGGTTGCCTGGCTTAACCAAAAGGGCGTTCAGCCCTCCGAACTATTCGAACATGTCGTCGCGACGCTTCATGCGCCGTCCTATCGCACGGGCAACGCGGGTGCGCTTCGCATGGATTGGCCACGCATTCCCGTTCCCGGAGATGTCGCGGTCTTGAAGACATCAGCTGCGCTTGGGCGCGATGTTGCGGCATTGCTCGACGCTGAGCGTGATGTCGCCGGAGTCAGTAGTGGCGCGCTGCGCCCCGGTCTTGCGACCGTCGCAGTTCCGAGAGGTAAGGATTTCGGAGTGACGTTGGGCTGGGGTAGCGTGCAGACGAATAAGAACGGAAGCCGCATCGTCATGCCGGGGGTGGGTCAAACCACCGAACGCGCCTGGACTGAAGCCGAACGCGATGCCCTGTCGCACCTAGCAGCTGGGCACGGGTTCGACCTTGCTGCTCTGTTTGGAGTGATCGGCGAACAGGCGGTAGATGTTCACATCAACGCCGATGCAAAATGGGAGGGC
- a CDS encoding recombinase family protein: MGDAPKIVRCAVYTRKSTDEGLNQAFNSLDAQREACEAYAASQRHEGWECSSERYDDGGFSGGSLDRPALKRLLADVAAGKVDVIVIYKIDRLTRALSDFARIVDVLDQAGASFVSVTQSFNTTTSMGRLTLNVLLSFAQFEREVGAERVRDKIAASKKKGMWMGGVCPLGYDVGDRALIVNEVEAATVREIFEQYLELGSVLLLEAELRRRGVHSKLRTSRAGRITGGKPFTRGALYVLLRNCLYVGRVAHAGETYEGKHDAIIARALFDDVQNRLNSNAVKRGDPSLQSNEPLLVGILWDDQGRKMTPNFSVKHNKRYHYYVSRRDRSSDEEMPIRVPAGDLERIVMDRLQQLLLDRSALLELLDPFVSARETEIVFNHAERTAAVLLSGNRATIRNAVCELVSSVAVGDRSICIELLQGLGLSGTSAPPAKHRLVVPCELFRRTREVRLTIPGPPAMAQQDPGLIKLIVRAWEARRAFEGSGGLALAEVARVHGMHPDYFTVLVKLGFLSPAIVSNILHGRQTPKLTRQTLARIRNMPISWSAQQTMLQRLRVA, from the coding sequence ATGGGTGACGCGCCTAAGATCGTCCGCTGCGCAGTTTACACGCGCAAATCGACCGATGAAGGCCTTAATCAAGCCTTCAATAGCTTGGACGCTCAACGTGAGGCTTGCGAGGCTTACGCCGCCAGTCAGCGCCACGAAGGTTGGGAATGCTCCTCTGAGCGATACGACGATGGTGGCTTCTCTGGCGGCAGCCTCGATCGGCCGGCGTTGAAACGACTGCTTGCTGACGTTGCAGCTGGCAAGGTCGATGTAATCGTCATCTACAAGATCGACCGGCTCACCCGCGCGCTCTCGGACTTTGCAAGGATTGTGGATGTCCTTGACCAGGCAGGAGCCAGCTTCGTCTCCGTCACCCAGTCCTTCAATACGACGACGAGCATGGGGCGTCTGACCCTCAACGTACTCCTGTCGTTCGCGCAGTTCGAGCGGGAGGTTGGCGCGGAGCGCGTTCGAGACAAGATTGCCGCATCGAAGAAGAAGGGCATGTGGATGGGGGGCGTCTGCCCCTTGGGGTATGACGTTGGCGACCGCGCGCTGATTGTGAATGAGGTTGAAGCAGCAACGGTCAGAGAGATCTTCGAGCAGTATCTCGAGCTCGGATCAGTGCTTCTGCTCGAGGCTGAGCTACGTCGCCGTGGGGTGCACTCCAAATTGCGCACCAGCCGGGCCGGCAGGATAACAGGCGGCAAGCCCTTCACCCGAGGAGCACTGTACGTCCTACTGAGAAACTGCCTTTACGTTGGGCGCGTCGCGCACGCCGGCGAAACCTACGAGGGAAAGCACGACGCTATCATTGCGAGGGCGCTGTTTGACGATGTCCAAAATCGCTTGAACTCGAACGCGGTTAAACGCGGCGATCCGAGCCTGCAAAGCAACGAGCCCCTGCTCGTCGGCATCCTGTGGGATGACCAAGGCCGCAAGATGACGCCAAACTTCAGCGTTAAGCACAACAAGCGCTATCACTACTACGTGTCGCGTCGGGATCGCTCTTCTGACGAGGAGATGCCGATCCGAGTGCCGGCCGGAGATCTAGAGCGGATCGTCATGGATCGGCTGCAGCAATTATTGCTGGATCGGTCCGCTCTCTTGGAGCTGCTTGATCCATTTGTCTCTGCTCGGGAGACAGAAATTGTCTTCAACCACGCGGAGCGTACAGCAGCGGTTCTGCTGAGTGGGAATCGAGCGACCATCCGAAATGCCGTATGCGAGCTTGTGTCGAGTGTTGCGGTCGGCGATCGATCGATCTGCATTGAGCTGCTGCAGGGCCTCGGCCTTAGCGGCACGAGTGCGCCCCCGGCTAAGCATCGCTTAGTTGTACCGTGTGAGCTCTTTCGGCGTACCAGGGAGGTCAGGCTCACCATCCCCGGCCCTCCAGCCATGGCGCAACAAGACCCAGGATTGATCAAGTTGATCGTTCGGGCCTGGGAAGCGCGCAGGGCGTTCGAAGGATCAGGTGGCCTCGCCCTGGCCGAAGTTGCTCGAGTGCATGGCATGCACCCCGACTACTTCACCGTGTTGGTGAAACTGGGTTTTCTGTCCCCAGCGATCGTATCCAACATCCTCCACGGGCGCCAAACGCCAAAACTTACTCGACAGACGCTGGCGCGCATTCGGAACATGCCGATCTCTTGGTCAGCGCAGCAAACGATGTTGCAGCGTCTCAGGGTTGCCTAG
- a CDS encoding DUF2924 domain-containing protein: MPEAKIAAEIDRLSNLPLPALRLEWHRAHPDKQMPKGLPRDLLVRTIAWKLQEKELGRFPPALKSKLQKLSAQLRKSGALDVERQAVIKSGTTLLREWGGITHRVTALDDGFLFRDQRFASLSEIAREITGTRWSGPRFFGLRQPVSKLAASSTDG; encoded by the coding sequence ATGCCCGAAGCAAAGATCGCGGCGGAGATCGACCGCCTGAGCAACCTTCCGCTCCCTGCCCTGCGCCTGGAATGGCACCGAGCTCACCCCGATAAGCAGATGCCGAAGGGCTTACCGCGCGACTTACTTGTGCGAACGATCGCGTGGAAGCTCCAGGAGAAAGAGCTTGGTCGTTTTCCTCCCGCTTTGAAAAGCAAGCTGCAGAAGTTGTCAGCGCAACTTCGAAAGTCCGGCGCGCTTGATGTCGAGCGACAGGCTGTGATCAAGTCGGGCACAACGCTTTTGAGAGAGTGGGGAGGAATAACCCATCGGGTAACCGCACTGGACGACGGATTCCTCTTTCGCGATCAGCGTTTCGCATCTCTGAGTGAGATCGCCCGGGAGATTACAGGCACACGCTGGTCTGGCCCGAGATTCTTCGGGCTTCGGCAACCCGTGAGCAAGTTGGCGGCGAGTTCGACCGATGGGTGA